One part of the Cyprinus carpio isolate SPL01 chromosome B12, ASM1834038v1, whole genome shotgun sequence genome encodes these proteins:
- the LOC109099977 gene encoding coiled-coil domain-containing protein 186-like: MEPSDCQSELTSASDPSQISEVSVVPEGSNDVFSNGGEPVLKEQEEDTELDSVELDGTLSDSVDREGQRLDVHMEVQQDEGLGEHAQGDGNTSCDSGTASIDDARTPPAVLDSTVESLPAVLDGELECSGLEEPVEVVTESEGGIQNNVEESSPSVLNGTDDISSTQLDTFNGPTELNRTPLTPTEELPDVVSVPQNPNSNMNPYDTDCSRKLLSEIQRSLSQESLLDELEDELLNSQSDGKGSPPNGLQKDQNSMVLFEKCVQYKYSQQEKAIKRLLDENKKHQELILGICSEKDNMRDELKKRMETEKQHICTIKKFENRVEELMKELKDSKDKLVHQDQAAKNAIQQMQREMAYRLEQANKKCEEARQEKETMVMKYVRGEKEALDLRREKEQLEKKLREATAEVDKQARRGNTLAQEKGRLQQLYDTKENEVTRLSRELEKVKEEINSHVIKVKWAQNKLKSETDAHKGKREKIRGTNVKMCLAKEETEQIRKNCQDIIRTYQESEEIKSNELDAKLRETKGKLEKQKQEQTDQLEMYTAKIKELEDLKRTFKEGMDELTTLRTKVKCLEDERPHWEDELCKYREIINRQKAEIQNQREKLTAITRLEEQHQRDDQENASLREEVENLNSLITDLQRDIEGSRTREAELLSFTEKLTSKNAQLQSENNSLQAQLDRLNSSSRELHSKLEETERSLSEMMDRLKKVEQQRKEEVLALQTERTTLQTETSQLKTRVEELRDELLTQKRKQAAYIKDLTKQLTQARKKLEQVENGGCDREGSSMGSRSSSSGSLNARGSSMDDRSPENQSGSSVVVVDSFPEVDKAVLVERIVRLQKAHARKNEKIEFMEDHIRQLVEEIRKKTKIIQSYVLREETGALSSEASDFNKAHLSRRGGIMASLYTSHPADSGLTLDLSLEISRKLQAVLEDTLLKNITLKENLQTLGSEIERLIKQQRVLDDTAGRK; encoded by the exons ATGGAGCCGTCTGATTGTCAGAGCGAACTGACCTCTGCCTCTGACCCCTCCCAAATTTCAGAGGTCAGCGTGGTTCCGGAAGGGTCAAACGATGTCTTCAGCAATGGGGGTGAACCTGTTTTAAaagaacaggaggaagacactgAGCTGGACAGTGTTGAGCTGGATGGTACTCTTTCAGATAGTGTGGACAGAGAAGGTCAGAGACTAGACGTGCACATGGAGGTCCAGCAAGATGAAGGACTTGGAGAACATGCACAGGGTGATGGGAACACAAGCTGTGACAGTGGGACAGCCTCCATTGATGATGCCAGGACTCCACCAGCTGTTCTCGACAGCACTGTAGAATCACTTCCCGCCGTTCTTGATGGAGAACTTGAATGTTCTGGCCTTGAAGAACCAGTGGAGGTGGTTACAGAATCAGAAGGTGGGATTCAGAATAATGTTGAGGAATCTTCTCCATCTGTTCTGAATGGGACAGATGATATTTCATCCACACAACTTGATACATTCAACGGGCCAACAGAACTTAACAGAACTCCTTTGACTCCTACTGAGGAACTGCCAGATGTTGTTTCAGTACCCCAAAACCCTAACTCCAACATGAACCCATATGACACGGACTGCAGCAGGAAACTGTTGTCTGAGATCCAGCGCTCTCTGTCTCAGGAGTCTCTGCTGGATGAACTAGAGGATGAGCTGTTGAACAGTCAGTCAGATGGCAAGGGAAGTCCTCCCAATGGGCTTCAGAAGGACCAGAACTCCATGGTTTTATTTGAGAAGTGTGTACAATACAAGTATTCCCAACAGGAGAAAGCCATCAAGAG ATTACTTGATGAGAATAAGAAACATCAGGAGCTGATTCTGGGCATCTGCTCTGAGAAAGACAACATGAGGGATGAGCTGAAGAAGAGGATGGAGACAGAGAAACAGCATATTTGCACCATTAAGAAA TTTGAAAACCGGGTGGAGGAACTTATGAAGGAACTGAAAGACTCCAAAGACAAACTGGTTCACCAAGATCAGGCCGCTAAGAATGCAATCCAGCAGATGCAGAGGGAGATGGCCTATCGACTTGAACAG GCCAACAAGAAATGTGAGGAGGCACGGCAGGAGAAGGAGACAATGGTGATGAAGTACGTTCGAGGTGAAAAGGAAGCTCTGGACCTGCGGAGGGAGAAGGAGCAGCTGGAGAAGAAGCTACGGGAGGCCACAGCAGAAGTAGACAAACAGGCTCGGCGGGGAAACACACTGGCCCAAGAGAAAGGACGCCTACAGCAGCTCTATGACACAAAG GAGAATGAAGTGACAAGACTATCCCGTGAACTGGAGAAAGTGAAGGAAGAAATTAATTCTCATGTCATCAAAGTAAAGTGGGCACAGAACAAGCTGAAGAGCGAAACAGATGCTCACAAG gggaagagagagaaaattaggGGAACAAATGTGAAGATGTGTCTAGCAAAGGAGGAGACTGAACAGATTCGCAAAAACTGCCAGGACATCATCCGCACATACCAG GAATCTGAGGAGATTAAGTCAAATGAATTGGATGCAAAGCTGCGAGAGACCAAAGGAAAGCTTGAGAAGCAAAAACAAGAGCAGACAGACCAGCTAGAG ATGTACACTGCTAAGATTAAGGAGTTGGAGGATCTGAAGAGGACTTTTAAAGAAGGCATGGATGAGCTGACCACCCTGCGGACCAAG GTTAAGTGTCTGGAGGACGAGCGGCCCCACTGGGAAGACGAACTCTGCAAATACAGAGAGATCATTAACAGACAGAAGGCTGAGATCCAGAACCAGAGGGAAAAACTCACAGCTATCACTAGACTAGAGGAGCAGCACCAGAG GGATGATCAGGAGAACGCGTCCTTGCGGGAGGAGGTGGAGAATCTGAACTCTCTGATCACCGATTTGCAGAGGGACATTGAAGGCAGCAGGACAAGAGAGGCGGAGCTGCTGAGCTTCACTGAGAAATTGACCAGTAAAAATGCTCAGCTGCAGTCCGAGAACAACAGCTTACAGGCCCAGCTGGACAGATTGAACAGCAGCTCCAGAGAGCTGCACAGCAAACTAGAGGAGACCGAGAGATCCCTCTCTGAGATG aTGGACAGATTGAAGAAAGTGGAGCAACAAAGAAAGGAGGAAGTTCTGGCGTTGCAGACAGAGAGAACAACACTACAGACGGAGACATCACAACTAAAGACACGTGTGGAGGAATTACGAGACGAACTGCTCACTCAGAAGAGAAAACAGGCGGCTTACATCAAAGACCTCACCAAGCAGCTCACGCAGG CTCGTAAGAAGCTGGAGCAGGTGGAGAATGGAGGATGTGATCGAGAGGGCAGCAGCATGGGCAGCCGCTCCAGTTCTTCAG GCTCTCTAAACGCACGAGGCAGCAGTATGGATGATCGCTCTCCAGAGAATCAGTCTGGTTCATCGGTGGTAGTGGTGGACAGCTTCCCCGAGGTGGACAAAGCAGTGCTGGTGGAGCGCATTGTGCGGTTACAGAAAGCACATGCTCGTAAGAACGAGAAGATTGAATTCATGGAGGACCACATTAGACAATTGGTGGAGGAAATCAGGAAAAAGACAAA GATTATCCAAAGTTACGTGCTCAGAGAAGAAACTGGAGCTTTGTCTTCAGAAGCCTCAGATTTTAACAAAGCCCATCTGAGCCGGAGGGGAGGTATCATGGCATCGCTGTACACCTCCCACCCCGCCGACAGTGGCCTCACTCTTGACCTCTCACTGGAAATCAGCCGCAAGCTCCAGGCTGTGCTAGAGGACACCCTGCTCAAAAACATCACACTGAAG GAGAATCTCCAAACGCTGGGTTCGGAGATCGAACGACTAATCAAACAGCAAAGAGTGCTGGACGACACAGCCGGAAGGAAGTGA